In Conger conger chromosome 9, fConCon1.1, whole genome shotgun sequence, the genomic stretch TCTCTGTAAGACACACATAAAGAAGGAAGCACACAAATAAGACAGATAtatagaaagagagaaacaggttGTTGCGGTTTTAATCATTAATCCACTTAAAATTAGGCATTTTACCATGAAAATTGTTAACATTGTGTATAACATACCAAGAACATACCATACTCTCTATCAATGCTCAGACAGTCAATACTCGGACTGTCAGTTCAGTTCATCTCATAGCTCAACTTTGATTGTAGCCGCTTAAGATAGACTGAAGCAGAAACAATTAAGTTTTGtgaaacaaataattatttacaatatatggtaaatggctggcatttatcgAGCGCCTtaatctaaagcgctgtacaattgatgcttctcattcacccattcacacaccaatggtgattggctgccatgcaaggcaccaaccagcttgtcaggagcatttggggattaggtgtcttgctcagggacacttcgacacacacccagggcggaatcgagctggcaaccctccgactgccagatgactgctcttaccgcctgagccactgTCGCCCGATATATGCTGCTGTATTTTGTCCAATAACACATCCCAAAAGTTAGAATCAAAGACTTTTTAGATGAATGAACTTTCTAAAGAACATACCCCCCTCCAATCCTCCTTTCCCAACCTAGCACTTACTTTTGACCTGTGGTTTTTCTTTTGAGCTGTGGCCCCCTCCACTGCTCTGACCCCCTCCAGAGCTGCGGGGTGCTTCAGGGGGGCTGTCCCTTGATGACGAGGCAGGTTCAGAGGACAGGCTGTGGTAGGACATGGCTGGTCTGATTCTGACAAGAGTATGAGAACAAATCATTACACAAAGCAGATCATTTGGCCTTGGGAGTCTGTGAAATATGTGTTGGCAAATTCAATTTAGTGTTCAATTTAGAAATACTGTTACAGTACTGTGCTTGTTTTGTAACAGCCAAACTAGCAATGCATGTAAATCCCAGTTTCCGAACATTGGGGAGAACCAGTGCAATTGTAACTTTTCACAGTTGTAAGAAATGCATTCTcacccagactggtcaaagctgacagtaacacaaataaccacacattacaacagtggtatgcagaagagcatctctgaacacagaacgcaTCATATCTCGaagtggaaaggctacagcagtagaagtctaaaaaataagtctaataaatacttaaagtgttatccccaatgcttgtgcaatgacTCCGATTTCCCTTGGCTtaattttctcccaaagacagctctctagCCTTCATGTTGGttatcttttctaacagaagtgctgtcttcacaggcaaacccCACatctaaaaccaagagtagacattcagaactatttattgtttaaccaatcaatctaacaggacacatctgggcaacaagaaacaccggTCAGTtacatgttccaatacctttgctcacctaaaaatggagtagtctgatacaaaaggtgatatgttccaaGTTggttaaaggtataataggtcatttcagacttctaacagtcaagagaggaattgcagcaacaccctcaaaccacaacactgtttatccctccctcttctctgtgaacgcactgacacacacacaaaattggCTGCGGCAATGAGAaccgattttcaaccaatgagcttgaattattgtacagctatacaatgttggAGTGGTCCAGCAGCTTTGAAACCTGGACTTAAGgagaataaacacaggcagaggttgagtcaaaatgtcagtgagcctatttcaatgataggaagggatttacaatggtcttgtaacaatgtttaataCAAATAGAAATACCAGTAAatcaaaagctgaaattcggatcggtcatctcatgtacatctgttgacctcaaactcaattgtcttcagtgtataggaaaaacaaaggaattgaccttgctgttgcaatacttttggaggggactgtataaatacagagagagagagcgagatggagcaagagagaaggagagagagagtgatggtgctGTGTGGCCCCCCTTACTTGATTGGGGCAGCCGCAGAAGCTGATCCAGAGCTGGACGCACttgtggttccaaacttctccTGCCGCCGCCGCACGTCACGCGGGGGCTTCGCCACGGAGTTCACAAATGCCATCTTCACTTGCCgacctgtcccacacacagacccagacacagacagccTCGTAGTTTAACAAAGCCACTCTGGCACATTAACATTCAATGACTGGCCCTGTTCACATTTCGCAGTCACTTCtgaaaaacatgcagaaaatcactGTTATCTATTATCCATGTATGCAATGAGGCTCTCCTCATTTTCCTTTCTTCCCCTTATTATTTAGTTTGACAGCTGCTTTCTGGATGAAAGGTACACACAATAGCGAGTGGGAAcgtgacagtcacacacatctaCTCTTCTGTGCCGAAGAATGTCATCGTTACACACTGACAGGTCATGCTGGGCAGCTTCTAAATAGCGCACTGAGCATGTAGGCGGGGCGCGGGCACCTTTGGGGCGGTTGGCGTGGGCGGAGCTAATGTTCTGAGTGAGCAGGCGCAGGCGCTCCTCCCTCTCGTCGTGGAGACGCAGGTACATCTCCCGCCACGACTCGTACTCCTGTGGAGACTCCCGCTTGAAATCCCTCTGGCAGTGACGCATCCACAGCTCATCGGAGTCTTCCATgaaacactaaaacacacagagtCAGGAGTCATAACACGGAGCCACGCACAGGGGCGTGACACGACGCTGATGGCAAGACACAATTCAGCAGCGGTCTGTGCGTTTCTttgggcgtgtgtatgtgaatacGTGTGCGCATGTCAAATAAATTGGATGATTTAAAGACAGATTTAAGACTGCGCTGTGAGTTTGGCTCCCCTGGTTCTTTAATTCTATGATTCAAAATAGGATCTGCATGTTCTGCCTTTCACTAAGAACGTAAAGACTGAATTACAGGTTACACTCAGAATATGACCTGAGGGAGAATGCTTCAGTCAGCACTATTGATCAGTTAGGTACTGATTAACCATTGGAGGCAGACTGACTGTAAATGACAATCCTTGAAGTgaacaaagaagaaaaacatgattATCATAGTGATACAATGGGTTGGGTCCCCAAATCATTTGCGTCTTacacatttacagtttttgtCAATTAGCTGGACATGATAGACACTGCCTTTCGGTCTGGCCGAGGCCATGACAGAGATTTCAACCGAAAACTTCTGGCCCAACACAGATCTTCTCATGGCTCAAGCTGTAAAGACACTCAAAGAGCAAGTTCATGGACCAGTCATGTGACCGGGTATTCGAGTGACAGTCGTGCCATTGCTGGGTATGGCTGGAGGTCCACATTGGTGAGACAACAATTGGATTAGCCTTGCTGGAGAATGCTAGGGAATAAGCTGCCATTTCTGCTGGTCTCATTGCTCTATTGGGGCAGACACCTGCGGACACAAACTTTTGGAATAATCTCCCTAGGCTTCAGAGACACTCTAAGTGTAGGCTTAAAACGTACCTCTTTCGTCAATCCTATAGTTAAGTGGTGTATACTTCTGGATGGTTGGCAGGTAAGGCTAGTGGTTATTTAAGAATATGACCAGGGGCACTGAGCAGGCCTAGGGTTTAGTTACAGCTTTAGTCACCAGGGATGTCTATGTGTTCCGTGCATGGGGCACATTAGTGGATATGCCACAGAGGGGAAAAaggtacagcactgtgcaaaaagTCCcgagattaaaaataataataataataataatttttttaaaagatagtcttagatatttttatatttattcttttgttttttacattaacATGTCAGCAGAAAAAGAGTAAAGGTGTTTGGATTTGCTTATGAAATGGCAGGATAGTGTACCCAAGAGAATTGATGCAGGTGAAGAGTGGTCACaagaaatattgatttcatttagtttaactgttcactgctctttatagtacatttttcacatttgtggATGCATCACCTTGCCTTTGTAAGGCTGCTCATTATACTTTCCCTCATTTGGTCTTCCTAGTTTTCTGGATAGTTTATTACCTCCTCTAAAGCTGGATTCCTCCTGAGATTTAAGTTCTAAAATgaagttgaattgaattgaataactacTCACAGAAAtactttttcgtttttttttttttttttaaatagtggcaagtagtgtgtatgtatgagtgtgagtgtgagtgtgtgtacctggttACACTGCTCGATCCGGTACAACTGCTCAGGGGTGCATCTCTCCAAAACTGGCTCCAGAATTTCATACGGAACGCCTCCAACCTCATCGATTGCTGGACACGCAAATGattacatgcataaacacacatatgtacattttaagcatgaaattaaggATTATAAGGATTAATATTATCACCATGATTATAATTAGTCATTAAAGGATTTGTTTGCGTTTGTATtatgagaggagtgtgtgtgtgtgtgtgtgtgtgtgtgtgtgtgcgacagaaagagtgtgagagagtaagacaaaatatgaaatgcagCCTGACTCACAGTCAATATTGTTCTGCAGAACCCTGATACACTGTTCATAGAGACTCATCATCTTGGGCAAGTAGACGGTCTTAGAGCCTGAGTACACCACCATTTTAGAGTTGAAGCGCCGCCCAGTGAAGCCAGCATCTTCCTCATCACATGACACAGGAACTACAGGACAAACAGAGCAGGGTAaagattaaatggtaaatggttggcatttatatagcgcctttttccaaagcgctgtacaattgatgcttctcattcacccattcatacacacacacacaccaacggtgagtggttgccatgcaaggcgccgaccagctcgtcaggagcatttgggggttaggcgtcttgctcagggacacttcgacacagcccgggcggggatcgaaccggcaaccctctgactgccagacgactggctactgcctgagccatgtcgccccagtatATGTATATCATTAAATCATATACTGTAAACAATCAAAGATGCACATAAAAGACAGAACACAAATCAAAGAGCAAGTCACAAAGGGAACCATGGCAAATTCAATAAAGAGATAATTGTGAGATTCAGAGAAGAGTGAAAAAGTTCAGATGGAGTGAGAAGGGACAAAGGTAGACAAGTACTCGACTGTGGAACGTGTGTTGActgtggacagagagagagagatacagagaaacagacaggaaGAAATGGATTGGGACAGTACCTTTACGCCTCTGTGGGGACAAAGGGGTGATGTCAATGGAGGGCAGGGGTCTGTAGTTAGGCTGGATTGCTGGTAGGGGGATATCAGGAAGTGTGGGTACCACATCTACTACCTGAGGAAGAAAGAGCAACGGAGTATTGGTGCAAACTGATCCAGTCGTAAGCCAGAAGAACTCGAAAGAGACtcttgggagaaaaaaaaattagttTTAAGGCTCTCATTAAACAAGATTACATAATTGAAGAATTACTTCATGATCAAAATGGTTATTTCATAGAATATAATCAGCGCTACATCTACAATTAGGTTTATAATTGTTACTATAAAAGTGGTATTCTAATGAAGTTTGTATCGTCTCAAAGGTTGTATCTCATGAGAATCGCTGGATCCTGTATTAGGAGTGCAGTGCCAGCCTGCGCATTGTTAGGTTCTGTAAGGTTGCCAATGGCACAAAGGGCCACACTCCCTTTTCTATGCAGGCATTATCTGGTATGAAGGGAGGGCAGAGATGGCTCAAGGTCTCAGATCACGGAGTTATCTCCACAGCTGACCAGAGGCCTTCAGCCATGTGGTGCTGACCAGAGGCCTTCAGCCATGTGGCGCTGACCAGCACTGCATCTGAGAAATCACAGGATTACATACATAATTCTAGAACTAAACTTTGTATAATAACAGATCAAAAcatgaataatatatatttaaccTTAATAATCAAATCGTTAATTATTACTGAAATTAATAATTGGGTTAGTCTAATACATTGGTCAATCAACACTATATATAGCATTCCATGTCTTATATAATTGGCGATACAATTTTCCACTTCACAAGTATCAACAAACAAGACCAGGCGAGCCTTGTTTAGCCGGACCCTGATGTAGCCAAGGGGGAGTGTGTGGCAGAAACCATATGGGTTGAGAAATACCGGTTAGCACAGAAGTGGAACTGAACCCTCTCTCACTTTTTATGAAGaatgaaaatataatgtagtaaCATGCTGTAGCATGATGTTAGATATATCTCCCATTCACAAACTACATTTACTTCCTTCACTGAGGCATTTCCATCTCAGTAGGCTACTTGTATTACTACAAgttacagggcggcctgtagcgtagtggttaaggtaaatgactgggacccacaaggtcggtggctctaatcccagtgtagccacaataagatccgcacagccgttgggcccttgagcaaggcccttaaccctgcattgctccaggggaggattgtctcctgcttagtctaatcaaatgtacatcgctctggataatccaaatgcaaataatataTAAGTTAGAAAAAGTGTTTTGTGGCTTTAAGAGCATTACGCTGTGTGTTCGGTTGCAATAGGGCACATGTAGCTTGGAGAGGGAAGGTTGCCGCTACATATGGTTTTGAATGTATTTACAATCAGCCATTAATCacgaaaaatgttttaagtgaaatgtttgcatttgatgaaagcctcaaaagacaggaaattaaattgatcccttaacagatgctccaggacctgtagaagtttccatagtttaaaaaaataaagaccacccgccatatttaaaaatgcatggcataatgaaatattaagcgTTTATATACAAGTTtaaacagtttaaagcatttatgAAAAAACttgtttaagcaggtggttttaatgttgtggctgatcggtgtatatacaaataatgtatttagagattattaaattaattgggGACTTGGGGATTTTCAGTTCGCCTAATGaatgagaatgaatgaattagcaCTGCTAGGTGTTGGGTCGGTAGAACACCGGTCTTTCCATTAATGTGTCCGCAATAATTACACCGATTACACGCCTTTTCAGTATCTCGAATTGGGTCCAAACGTTCACATTTCAGTTGTTGGTGTTCTTAAATTATAGCTATATTAGTTCTTAATTGAATTCACTgagaaaattgtttttgtttttcgcgaTTAGATCAAATCAGAACCTGCACAATGTAGTAAGATATTGAGCAATAAGCTGTAACATTCAGTATAAAATGCAGTGTCTAATATGTATTGGCACAACGAcagcattttagtttttttcgaCGAGCagaggtagctagctaacgttagctagcctagGCATCTGCTTAATTCCTAATCTACGAAGCAAACGTTACCCAGTTTAACATGGAAAGCTACAGCGACCCAGGTAACATGGAAGCGTTAGGCTATATAAAATGATTTCTCAGATAAAACCTAATCagcaagcaagctagctagctagttaaggTTTGTAACAGCAAACTCAATAGCTAGCAAATATTATTTGTTAACCAAGCTACCCGTGGGCTAAAAAAACTGCCAGGGGGACAGGTTTCAAGAGCAAGAAGCAATTATTCCAGCaagagagcagagatgaaaaaattactttttgcaCATAAAGATACTACTCAGTTACAACAATTTACAATTAACTCCAATGTGTGAACCAACTAACCACCCTCCCTATATACACATTTATCGCTGTAATTTTCTGATTTCATTAGTTTAATGATTCACCTTGAATACCATTTCAATATGGATTTACTGAAATATTATGCACTGATATTGGTTTATACTCATATCTCTTTAATATTTAGCTTCAAACGTATTACTTACCGTAGGTATATTCCATATTATATGCATCACTCAACTATTCCTAAACGGTGATGCAACCATTGCCATACAAGTGCATCTTTCTTCATAGACACTTGTGTAAACAATACATTAAGTGAAAATGTACAGACTTCTATAGCTACTGAATGACTGACCTCCATCTTTTTTTTAGACGGATTTGTTTTTGTAGAACAGAGAAGTGACACCAAAAGAGAGAGATAtcaaaaaagagaacacactgcagtgagGGCTAGGTGGCCACAGGACAGGCGTCCCCTCTAGACTTCGAGCACAAAGGAGCTGGCCCTACCTTCCTGCGTTTCTCCGAGGCCTGGGGAGCGGTGTCGTGGGGGGGCCGTTTACTTCGGGTGCCGTTAGTCTTGCTGGGAGTGGAAAGGATTGGGGGGttgacagcagggggcaggggggttggaAGCGAGGCCTGGGACGGGCGGGtgggcttcttcttcttcttgctgGGAGTGGGGGCATCGTACGTGAGGAAGGACTCAAAGGACATGGTGGGCGTTTCAAAGGTTTCGTCCTCCTGGTCCTCCCCACCTCGAGCAGCGTCTAGTGATTTCCTACGCTCCCGAGACCTACCTGGGGAACACACAGCAAAGGGAaacactgtaacacaccccACATACTAAGCACACGCGTCATACTGTACTAAAAACCCATCAAAACACAAAGTGAGAGACTACAACACACTGCAACCATGCATCTTACAAATCAACGCATGGAAATTATGTCATGCAAAACAGAACCACAGGAAACACGTGTGAAATAAACCTTGTCAGATCTTACCCATATGTGCCATAACACACAGGGAACACATATCTTATCCTGGACACAGGCATCAGACGATACACTTAGCAGCTTTTGAAAATCAACTGCAAGTTTACAGTGTGCAAGGGCGAGTAGAATCAGAAGAAGCAGGGAAATGCAGCACATAATTTCTAAAATGGAGACACATGCAGTAGTGTGTCACCACCCCAGGAGCCCGTACAGTGCTGCCTACAGGCAGACTACAACCACAGACACGACCACTGTACATGGCTAGGTGCAGCAATAGATGACATAAACATGGGAAGTGTGGATAGATTTGTAGGATGTGCAAATATTGACCAGCAGAAAAAAGAATGCTTAACCAACCCAACTCCTCTTGGCTCGTTTCTCATTTGGATAGAACAGCTCAAATGCAAAGCATTCCATATTTAAAAGTTTTCTGCTTCTTGATGAATTTAAATATCTTGCCTGGTACAGCACTCTCAATTTGCTTTTGAATATGGAGGGGTGTGGACGGGCCCATCTAAAGGATTATTTCAAAATATCCGGATAATTTTTTCAGCTTAATCACCTTCATCAAAAGTCCCTTGATTGCATCAAGTCATATTAACAAATGTACAGTAGGTATAttactgaaatgtgaaaaaaaaaaaaaaaaagtagtttaAGCAACTTCTGTCATTCGTACTATTGAGCATTTCTGATGCATCACTGCAAAGTTGTTTTCATTGGACATTTGGGTTGATCCCGCCTCCCAAAAAGCACTATTCAGTTCAGGGaggaattaaaatgtttaatattcACAAGCTACTCGGATGAGTCTCGCCATAGAAATTCTTTGTTTTGCAGGGCATGACAAACCACACAAATTAAGATTTCAGCATTGCATGTGCTTTCACAGATGGTTAAACTGCAAAGGAATTCAAAGAGCTGAAGCACGTTAACACCGGGTCCTGTGTACCCGCTCCACCTGCGCACCTCCGTActtcaaaaaaaaactaaaggattatttttttcaagaacAAACCATTTTTATCTCAAGATGTATTTAAAATACCAAAAATGACAAGCCACCAGTGGTAAGCCAGGATGCACGTCTCATAAGTAAGGGGCGTACGCCTCACAGGGTGGAAGACTAAGGGCACGTGTGCAGACTCACCCTCAGGCCCCCCTCTCTTGTCCGTTCTGCCCTCCTTGCCCCCGTGTGGGGCAGCGTGACGGCTGTGTTTAGAGGACTTGTGTGTGGCGCCGTCCTGCTGTTCCCTCTCAGTCCTGCGCTTCTTCCCTTCGCTGCCACTGCTGGTCCCCTGGGCGCTGTCACCGTGGCGACGATGGCGCTCCAGCTCCCGGTCGCTCTGGGAACCCTGTTCCCGCCCGAGGTCCTTGTGTGGTTTTGGGAGACGGTTCTTTTTGCGGGGTGGGCTGGGAGGGGGCTCCTCCTCTCTGGGGGGGCTGTCGTATTCATCCACCTGATACTCCTCCTGCCCCATGTGGCCATGAGGGGGGCTGTAGTTGTGGTGGGGAGGTGACGGGGAGTAGCTGCGACGgtactctctctcctcctcctcctcctcgtcctcctcttcatcctcttcatcttcctcatgTATGTGTGGACGTTCCTCAGGGGAGGGGTCTCTGGCCTGCTTACGACCCGCTTCTGCTCCCCGCTCACGactccttccctccttcccaCTGCTGGGtctgagagacacagaaacaaaatTATGTCTTATTCCAGAGATCATTCACTAAGCTCAGCTCCCACTCCACCCACCTGTCCACAGCCTGGGGGACCAGCTTCTTCCACCGGGCCACAAGAGTCTTTGCAGCCTCCCCGATAGTGTCGTGCTTCCGGAGAGAATTCACGGTCTTCCCGATACCAGTCTCCTGCAGGTGAGGGACAGACatgaatttcattttgaaactaaACTTAAACAAGCCATGCACTCATCAACATAATATCACATAGCAGAAAACAGGCTTGTCATAGCACTGCACATTACCTCCAAATCAGACAGTGAATGATAAAGTACATTTGACAATGTCAGGGCTGATGCACTTAATGTGTAAAAATCTATTGCAATTCTGGTTTTGATTATGTCCTGATCCCTGAATATTTCCTGGTCTACCAATGTATAACTCCCAACATGGATCAGAATGAACGTGAAGGCTTGTGTTGGGATCAGACTTTCCTTATCTTGTCCTGAAACCTTCTGTCTGCTTGACTTCTGTCTAAATACAGGACATGCTCATTCACAGACATAGATAATTTTAAAGC encodes the following:
- the eloa gene encoding elongin-A, which encodes MAEDLLGTVERLQGRILENPEPRKMLKTLKRLAELPMTVDILVETGIGKTVNSLRKHDTIGEAAKTLVARWKKLVPQAVDRPSSGKEGRSRERGAEAGRKQARDPSPEERPHIHEEDEEDEEEDEEEEEEREYRRSYSPSPPHHNYSPPHGHMGQEEYQVDEYDSPPREEEPPPSPPRKKNRLPKPHKDLGREQGSQSDRELERHRRHGDSAQGTSSGSEGKKRRTEREQQDGATHKSSKHSRHAAPHGGKEGRTDKRGGPEGRSRERRKSLDAARGGEDQEDETFETPTMSFESFLTYDAPTPSKKKKKPTRPSQASLPTPLPPAVNPPILSTPSKTNGTRSKRPPHDTAPQASEKRRKVVDVVPTLPDIPLPAIQPNYRPLPSIDITPLSPQRRKVPVSCDEEDAGFTGRRFNSKMVVYSGSKTVYLPKMMSLYEQCIRVLQNNIDSIDEVGGVPYEILEPVLERCTPEQLYRIEQCNQCFMEDSDELWMRHCQRDFKRESPQEYESWREMYLRLHDEREERLRLLTQNISSAHANRPKGRQVKMAFVNSVAKPPRDVRRRQEKFGTTSASSSGSASAAAPIKIRPAMSYHSLSSEPASSSRDSPPEAPRSSGGGQSSGGGHSSKEKPQVKKIAPMMAKTIKAFKNRFSRR